Proteins encoded in a region of the Anopheles aquasalis chromosome 2, idAnoAquaMG_Q_19, whole genome shotgun sequence genome:
- the LOC126569239 gene encoding hornerin-like isoform X2, with amino-acid sequence MKLSVVYVIGAVCLVLQLSAAAPLDETNGTGDAPVGPNNLTRPVQQLPAKDVASDQTAAVAEVLVEDDLSEKVVESGVSSFVDSGADNDVAVEDAAEGSELVSNLRFKRSVACTEVVDEDGVKQLVCDQDHDAESSDTMVRAYGGGHHEYHKKGEEHHHKEHHYGHKASYGGEHGGHKEGHEYGGHHEAHGGYHGHKGGHEYGGHHEAAKGYGHKGHEYGGHHEAAKGYGHKGHEYGGHHEAHGGHHGHKGHEYGHHEAAKGYGHKGHEYGGHHEAAKGYGHKGHEYGGHHEAHGGHHGHKGHEYGHHEAAKGYGHKGHEYGGHHEAHGGHYGHKGHEYGHHEAAKGYGHKGHEYGGHHEAHGGHHGHKGHEYGGHHEAAKGYGHKGHEYGGHHEAHGGHHGHKGHEYGHHEAAKGYGHKGHEYGGHHEAHGGHHGHKGHEYGHHEAAKGYGHKGHEYGGHHEAAKGYGHKGHEYGGHHEAHGGHYGHKGGHAYGGHHEAHGGHHGHKGHEYGGHHEAHGGHHGHKGGHTYGGHHEAAHGYGGHGYGHKKVYRSANYEEHPSAYGKHAAPVKCGANLLVGCAPTVAKVPCQPVHHDYGGHGSASEVAYSFAAPEPVPEEEEQ; translated from the exons atgaAGCTGAGTGTGGTGTATGTGATTGGTGCGGTGTGTTTAGTGTTGCAATTGAGTGCCGCAGCACCACTGGATGAAACGAATGGTACCGGTGACGCACCGGTAGGACCTAACAACCTTACTCGGCCAGTTCAGCAACTGCCGGCTAAAGATGTGGCCAGCGACCAAACGGCTGCCGTGGCTGAAGTGCTCGTGGAGGATGATCTTAGTGAGAAGGTGGTGGAGAGCGGTGTAAGCAGCTTCGTCGATAGCGGGGCAGACAACGACGTTGCCGTCgaggatgctgctgaaggCAGTGAACTCGTTTCGAATCTTCGCTTCAAACGATCAGTTGCATGCACCGAAGTCGTAGATGAAGACGGCGTCAAGCAGCTCGTTTGTGATCAAGATCATGATGCCGAAAGTAGTGATACCATGGTGCGCGCGTACGGTGGAGGACATCACGAATACCATAAGAAGGGCGAGGAGCATCACCATAAGGAACACCACTATGGACATAAG GCATCGTACGGAGGTGAACATGGCGGACACAAAGAAGGCCATGAATACGGAGGACACCACGAAGCTCACGGAGGATACCATGGACACAAGGGAGGTCATGAGTACGGAGGTCATCATGAAGCTGCTAAGGGCTATGGCCACAAGGGCCATGAGTATGGAGGACACCACGAAGCAGCTAAGGGCTATGGACACAAGGGTCATGAATACGGAGGACATCATGAAGCTCATGGAGGACATCATGGACACAAGGGCCATGAGTATGGACACCACGAAGCTGCTAAGGGCTATGGCCACAAGGGCCATGAGTATGGAGGACACCACGAAGCTGCTAAGGGCTATGGCCACAAGGGTCATGAATACGGAGGACATCATGAAGCTCATGGAGGACATCATGGACACAAGGGCCATGAGTATGGACACCACGAAGCTGCTAAGGGCTATGGCCACAAGGGCCATGAATACGGAGGACATCATGAAGCTCATGGAGGACATTATGGACACAAGGGCCATGAGTATGGACACCACGAAGCTGCTAAGGGCTATGGCCACAAGGGCCATGAATACGGAGGACATCATGAAGCTCATGGAGGACATCATGGACACAAGGGCCATGAGTATGGAGGACACCACGAAGCAGCTAAGGGCTATGGCCACAAGGGTCATGAATACGGAGGACATCATGAAGCTCATGGAGGACATCATGGACACAAGGGCCATGAGTATGGACACCACGAAGCTGCTAAGGGCTATGGCCACAAGGGCCATGAATACGGAGGACATCATGAAGCTCATGGAGGACATCATGGACACAAGGGCCATGAGTATGGACACCACGAAGCAGCTAAGGGCTATGGCCACAAGGGCCATGAGTATGGAGGACACCACGAAGCTGCTAAGGGCTATGGACACAAGGGTCATGAGTACGGAGGACATCATGAGGCTCACGGAGGCCACTATGGACACAAGGGAGGTCATGCGTACGGAGGACATCATGAAGCTCATGGAGGACATCATGGCCACAAGGGCCATGAATATGGCGGACATCATGAAGCTCATGGAGGACATCATGGACACAAGGGAGGTCATACGTACGGTGGACACCACGAAGCAGCACATGGCTATGGAGGCCATGGCTACGGCCATAAGAAGGTATACCGATCAGCCAACTACGAGGAACATCCTAGCGCATACGGTAAGCACGCTGCGCCGGTGAAGTGCGGCGCAAATCTGTTAGTAGGCTGCGCCCCAACCGTCGCCAAAGTTCCTTGTCAGCCAGTGCACCACGATTATGGTGGCCATGGATCGGCCTCTGAGGTCGCCTACAGCTTTGCGGCCCCTGAACCAGTtccggaggaggaagagcagtGA
- the LOC126569239 gene encoding hornerin-like isoform X1, whose protein sequence is MKLSVVYVIGAVCLVLQLSAAAPLDETNGTGDAPVGPNNLTRPVQQLPAKDVASDQTAAVAEVLVEDDLSEKVVESGVSSFVDSGADNDVAVEDAAEGSELVSNLRFKRSVACTEVVDEDGVKQLVCDQDHDAESSDTMVRAYGGGHHEYHKKGEEHHHKEHHYGHKVEDSYDCGCTGYQASYGGEHGGHKEGHEYGGHHEAHGGYHGHKGGHEYGGHHEAAKGYGHKGHEYGGHHEAAKGYGHKGHEYGGHHEAHGGHHGHKGHEYGHHEAAKGYGHKGHEYGGHHEAAKGYGHKGHEYGGHHEAHGGHHGHKGHEYGHHEAAKGYGHKGHEYGGHHEAHGGHYGHKGHEYGHHEAAKGYGHKGHEYGGHHEAHGGHHGHKGHEYGGHHEAAKGYGHKGHEYGGHHEAHGGHHGHKGHEYGHHEAAKGYGHKGHEYGGHHEAHGGHHGHKGHEYGHHEAAKGYGHKGHEYGGHHEAAKGYGHKGHEYGGHHEAHGGHYGHKGGHAYGGHHEAHGGHHGHKGHEYGGHHEAHGGHHGHKGGHTYGGHHEAAHGYGGHGYGHKKVYRSANYEEHPSAYGKHAAPVKCGANLLVGCAPTVAKVPCQPVHHDYGGHGSASEVAYSFAAPEPVPEEEEQ, encoded by the exons atgaAGCTGAGTGTGGTGTATGTGATTGGTGCGGTGTGTTTAGTGTTGCAATTGAGTGCCGCAGCACCACTGGATGAAACGAATGGTACCGGTGACGCACCGGTAGGACCTAACAACCTTACTCGGCCAGTTCAGCAACTGCCGGCTAAAGATGTGGCCAGCGACCAAACGGCTGCCGTGGCTGAAGTGCTCGTGGAGGATGATCTTAGTGAGAAGGTGGTGGAGAGCGGTGTAAGCAGCTTCGTCGATAGCGGGGCAGACAACGACGTTGCCGTCgaggatgctgctgaaggCAGTGAACTCGTTTCGAATCTTCGCTTCAAACGATCAGTTGCATGCACCGAAGTCGTAGATGAAGACGGCGTCAAGCAGCTCGTTTGTGATCAAGATCATGATGCCGAAAGTAGTGATACCATGGTGCGCGCGTACGGTGGAGGACATCACGAATACCATAAGAAGGGCGAGGAGCATCACCATAAGGAACACCACTATGGACATAAGGTAGAGGACTCGTACGATTGTGGCTGCACTGGATATCAG GCATCGTACGGAGGTGAACATGGCGGACACAAAGAAGGCCATGAATACGGAGGACACCACGAAGCTCACGGAGGATACCATGGACACAAGGGAGGTCATGAGTACGGAGGTCATCATGAAGCTGCTAAGGGCTATGGCCACAAGGGCCATGAGTATGGAGGACACCACGAAGCAGCTAAGGGCTATGGACACAAGGGTCATGAATACGGAGGACATCATGAAGCTCATGGAGGACATCATGGACACAAGGGCCATGAGTATGGACACCACGAAGCTGCTAAGGGCTATGGCCACAAGGGCCATGAGTATGGAGGACACCACGAAGCTGCTAAGGGCTATGGCCACAAGGGTCATGAATACGGAGGACATCATGAAGCTCATGGAGGACATCATGGACACAAGGGCCATGAGTATGGACACCACGAAGCTGCTAAGGGCTATGGCCACAAGGGCCATGAATACGGAGGACATCATGAAGCTCATGGAGGACATTATGGACACAAGGGCCATGAGTATGGACACCACGAAGCTGCTAAGGGCTATGGCCACAAGGGCCATGAATACGGAGGACATCATGAAGCTCATGGAGGACATCATGGACACAAGGGCCATGAGTATGGAGGACACCACGAAGCAGCTAAGGGCTATGGCCACAAGGGTCATGAATACGGAGGACATCATGAAGCTCATGGAGGACATCATGGACACAAGGGCCATGAGTATGGACACCACGAAGCTGCTAAGGGCTATGGCCACAAGGGCCATGAATACGGAGGACATCATGAAGCTCATGGAGGACATCATGGACACAAGGGCCATGAGTATGGACACCACGAAGCAGCTAAGGGCTATGGCCACAAGGGCCATGAGTATGGAGGACACCACGAAGCTGCTAAGGGCTATGGACACAAGGGTCATGAGTACGGAGGACATCATGAGGCTCACGGAGGCCACTATGGACACAAGGGAGGTCATGCGTACGGAGGACATCATGAAGCTCATGGAGGACATCATGGCCACAAGGGCCATGAATATGGCGGACATCATGAAGCTCATGGAGGACATCATGGACACAAGGGAGGTCATACGTACGGTGGACACCACGAAGCAGCACATGGCTATGGAGGCCATGGCTACGGCCATAAGAAGGTATACCGATCAGCCAACTACGAGGAACATCCTAGCGCATACGGTAAGCACGCTGCGCCGGTGAAGTGCGGCGCAAATCTGTTAGTAGGCTGCGCCCCAACCGTCGCCAAAGTTCCTTGTCAGCCAGTGCACCACGATTATGGTGGCCATGGATCGGCCTCTGAGGTCGCCTACAGCTTTGCGGCCCCTGAACCAGTtccggaggaggaagagcagtGA